One window from the genome of Elaeis guineensis isolate ETL-2024a chromosome 5, EG11, whole genome shotgun sequence encodes:
- the LOC140857845 gene encoding uncharacterized protein, whose translation MVTVSGNVDPAILLQTLKKAGNCAELWGSEDGKNDDQLKDGKGQQEDNGKPKKGGGGRCKNMKLPHLQGPKLPFGRKDKKSVKFDLPPENNADEERGSDEERDHNEEADDIHGDNEDNQNQDDDIDGDNEDNQNQGDDVDDDSEDNPNQGGGGENGGGNNNKAAQPYGEYSGWLLSWRHGGTRDVCSFYQPLPAAIHGCHDGAAEDDDERSNWRRCKPATAKWLRDAVRATSCGRRK comes from the coding sequence ATGGTGACAGTCTCAGGCAATGTTGATCCTGCCATCCTTCTGCAAACGCTAAAAAAGGCTGGTAACTGTGCAGAGCTCTGGGGCTCAGAGGATGGAAAGAACGACGACCAGCTTAAGGATGGGAAAGGGCAGCAGGAAGACAATGGCAAGCCCAAAAAGGGTGGTGGAGGAAGATGTAAAAATATGAAGCTCCCCCACCTGCAGGGCCCGAAGTTGCCCTTCGGCCGAAAGGATAAGAAGTCAGTCAAGTTCGACCTTCCTCCCGAGAATAATGCCGATGAAGAGAGAGGCAGCGATGAGGAGAGAGACCACAATGAGGAGGCTGATGACATCCATGGAGACAACGAGGACAACCAAAACCAGGATGATGACATTGACGGCGACAATGAGGACAACCAAAACCAGGGTGATGACGTTGACGATGACAGTGAGGACAACCCAAACCAGGGTGGTGGTGGTGAAAATGGAGGAGGAAACAATAACAAGGCGGCCCAGCCATATGGGGAATATTCCGGCTGGTTACTTTCATGGAGGCATGGCGGCACCAGAGATGTCTGCTCCTTCTACCAACCCCTACCGGCAGCAATACATGGCTGTCATGATGGAGCAGCAGAGGATGATGATGAGCGGTCAAACTGGCGGCGCTGCAAACCCGCCACTGCCAAATGGTTACGGGACGCCGTACGCGCCACGTCATGTGGAAGAAGAAAATGA